Proteins co-encoded in one Nonomuraea helvata genomic window:
- a CDS encoding glycosyltransferase, whose amino-acid sequence MRVCVATTVHHPEDARIMHRQIRALLDAGHEVTYVAPFTYFNVTPAMGLTAIDVARHASYGRARTALRRGVKDADLLIVHEHRLLRVLPYKRPPVVWDVREQVAPKQLVRAGRRHQVITPAVVPEATLVSTSPPPPGDTRVVHIGRLSAERGVSELIGLAERLIPHGVRLDLIGAAAREVRPLLRDAQRVGLLDWFGYVPNRHALRMAEGALAGLSLADDTVLTLPTKIMDYMGRGLPVITTPQGSALVEATGCGLVVPLDVDAVLNAVLDLKEDPARRARLGALGHTEARLRHHWPDHAAAFVRRAESWAGLPAHALAV is encoded by the coding sequence ATGCGCGTATGTGTCGCCACGACCGTCCATCATCCCGAGGACGCCCGGATCATGCACCGGCAGATCAGGGCGCTGCTCGACGCGGGCCACGAGGTCACCTACGTCGCGCCGTTCACGTACTTCAACGTGACCCCCGCCATGGGGCTCACCGCGATCGACGTGGCGCGGCACGCCTCGTACGGCAGGGCGCGTACGGCGCTCAGACGCGGCGTGAAGGACGCGGACCTGCTGATCGTCCACGAGCACCGGCTGCTGCGCGTGCTGCCCTACAAGCGCCCTCCGGTGGTCTGGGACGTGCGCGAGCAGGTGGCCCCCAAGCAGCTCGTCAGGGCCGGAAGACGCCACCAGGTGATCACTCCCGCGGTGGTGCCCGAGGCGACCCTGGTGTCGACCAGCCCGCCTCCTCCCGGCGACACCAGGGTCGTGCACATCGGCCGTCTCTCGGCCGAGCGCGGCGTCTCGGAGCTGATCGGGCTGGCCGAACGGCTGATCCCGCACGGCGTCAGGCTCGACCTCATCGGCGCCGCCGCCCGCGAGGTCCGTCCGCTCCTGCGTGACGCGCAGCGGGTGGGGCTGCTCGACTGGTTCGGGTACGTGCCCAACCGGCACGCGCTGCGGATGGCCGAGGGGGCGCTGGCCGGTCTCTCGCTGGCCGACGACACGGTGCTGACGCTGCCCACCAAGATCATGGACTACATGGGGCGCGGGCTGCCGGTGATCACGACGCCCCAGGGCTCCGCGCTGGTCGAGGCCACCGGGTGCGGGCTCGTGGTGCCGCTGGACGTGGACGCGGTGCTGAACGCCGTACTGGATCTGAAGGAGGACCCGGCACGGCGGGCCCGGCTCGGCGCGCTGGGTCACACGGAGGCGCGCCTGCGCCACCACTGGCCGGACCACGCGGCCGCCTTCGTACGCCGCGCCGAGTCCTGGGCCGGCCTCCCCGCCCACGCCCTGGCCGTCTGA
- a CDS encoding acyltransferase family protein, whose protein sequence is MSDTRFSPSVTTPRTPEEDAGGPAQTGARWPLPEEAFWSEAADPHGVAPGELTEPQPVVKAPAKSPAKGPEEAPSKGAVEGSAKTSSKGAVKDDARATVTKERPQPRTTTDDRPQQQPEPKLEAEPPRRKRDPFLDNVKFVLIALVPIGHALVPTLAAGSNRALYIFIYTFHMPLFVLISGYLSRNFWNSNAKTNKLVDTFLIPYVIVEVGYAILRTSVGQKWSLTIIDPAWLNWYLLALLFWRLSTPVWKRMKFPVPVAIAIYLFAGFSQISGDFSMDRFFGLVPFFVIGLVMQPEHFEMLNRRWIKILAALTVLGAAAVAIYIAPKAPLDPFYFKASYQDLHLSWYMGLALRSGLLVCSLAMCFAVLALVPRGETWFSDLGTRTLYCYLLHGIPVLVAKEMGWLDFPWLFGPLGALAIASSCFALAIVLCLPETRTIFKWVLEPRLTWLYRRPSRS, encoded by the coding sequence GTGTCTGACACCAGATTCTCCCCATCGGTCACGACTCCGCGGACTCCCGAGGAGGACGCCGGCGGCCCCGCCCAGACGGGGGCCCGCTGGCCACTGCCGGAGGAGGCGTTCTGGAGCGAGGCCGCCGACCCGCACGGGGTCGCGCCAGGGGAGCTCACCGAGCCTCAGCCCGTGGTGAAGGCCCCTGCGAAGAGCCCGGCGAAGGGCCCAGAGGAGGCCCCTTCGAAGGGCGCGGTGGAGGGCTCTGCGAAGACCTCTTCGAAGGGCGCGGTGAAGGACGACGCGCGGGCGACGGTCACGAAGGAGCGACCCCAGCCGCGGACGACGACGGATGACCGGCCCCAGCAGCAGCCCGAGCCGAAGCTCGAGGCCGAGCCGCCCAGGCGCAAGCGCGACCCGTTCCTCGACAACGTCAAGTTCGTCCTGATCGCCCTGGTGCCGATCGGCCACGCGCTGGTGCCGACGCTCGCGGCCGGCTCCAACCGGGCCCTCTACATCTTCATCTACACGTTCCACATGCCGCTGTTCGTGCTCATCAGCGGCTACCTGTCCAGAAACTTCTGGAACTCCAACGCGAAGACCAACAAGCTGGTCGACACGTTCCTCATCCCGTACGTGATCGTCGAGGTCGGCTACGCCATCCTCCGTACCTCGGTGGGCCAGAAGTGGAGCCTGACGATCATCGACCCGGCCTGGCTCAACTGGTATCTGCTGGCGCTGCTGTTCTGGCGGCTGTCCACGCCGGTGTGGAAGCGGATGAAGTTCCCCGTGCCGGTGGCGATCGCGATCTACCTGTTCGCCGGGTTCTCGCAGATCTCGGGCGACTTCAGCATGGACCGCTTCTTCGGCCTCGTTCCGTTCTTCGTGATCGGCCTGGTGATGCAGCCCGAGCACTTCGAGATGCTCAACCGGCGCTGGATCAAGATCCTGGCGGCCCTCACCGTCCTCGGCGCGGCGGCGGTGGCGATCTACATCGCGCCGAAGGCGCCGCTCGACCCGTTCTACTTCAAGGCCAGCTACCAGGACCTCCACCTGTCGTGGTACATGGGGCTCGCCCTGCGCAGCGGCCTGCTGGTGTGCTCGCTGGCCATGTGCTTCGCCGTGCTGGCGCTGGTGCCCAGGGGTGAGACGTGGTTCTCCGACCTCGGCACCCGCACGCTCTACTGCTACCTGCTCCACGGCATCCCCGTGCTGGTCGCCAAGGAGATGGGCTGGCTCGACTTCCCGTGGCTGTTCGGACCGCTGGGAGCGCTGGCGATCGCTTCGAGCTGCTTCGCGCTGGCGATCGTGCTGTGCCTGCCCGAGACCCGTACGATCTTCAAGTGGGTGCTGGAGCCCCGCCTGACCTGGCTCTATCGTCGCCCCTCACGAAGTTAA